Proteins encoded within one genomic window of Psilocybe cubensis strain MGC-MH-2018 chromosome 2, whole genome shotgun sequence:
- a CDS encoding Phospholipid:diacylglycerol acyltransferase — protein sequence MLQQYRPTQLLSRNPVMLSIKGCHTTVQNNLNSFSGHTFGITSPIPKPRHLTTRTRTMRLRKRAKSSYNDPSHNSESSSTQTDSQSTLGRIDSKERLKTEVEVLKKRSHRPFFATGRFLFPLGIVLGTLLGFAFVEPQDLQDLQAQVVTLVNQYDINLPEFPGFDMSRVEAEWTRLRTSIPEVWKFNNDGREFQVGEAMKARGLSAEYPLVLIPGIVSTGLESWSTAPAYRPFFREKLWGGFNMLSQVTFNKEKWIAAMMLDPVTGLDPPDAKIRAAEGIDAASSLIQGYWIWSKIVENLAVINYDTNNLFLAPYDWRLSYYNLEERDGYFSKLKTTIESLRQRQRKKVVVAAHSMGCSVFLVWTLMLILSKWVESPLHGNGGSDWVEKHIESHIAIAPTHLGVAKAMAAFLSGEMKDTVQMHPAGAYVLERFFSRKERQALFRSWAGSASMWMKGGNDVWGNDTHAPDDECDATHSHGQLIAFRANAVESNDKSINMTAVDASTWILEHTPATFQKMLESNYSYGIEKDEAQLARNNLDHTKWSNPLEISLPYAPSMKIYCVYGHGKDTERSYWYARGQYEQDEAFPDAANAQCEEANINECEHNHPPLDMPLSRTSWIDAAYTNETAFPKVRNGVKMGEGDGTVSLISLGAMCVEGWKRKRWNPAGIKITTVELPHRPVPTIPRGGANTSDHVDVLGSTGLNEIILKVAAGVGAEIQDTFVSNIREYSQKIQWD from the exons ATGTTACAGCAGTATCGGCCAACGCAGTTGCTGAGTCGCAACCCCGTTATGTTAAGCATTAAGGGCTGTCACACAACAGTCCAAAATAACCTTAATTCCTTTTCCGGACACACGTTCGGCATAACTTCCCCTATCCCGAAACCGCGTCATTTAacgacaaggacaaggacgaTGCGCCTTAGAAAACGGGCTAAGTCTTCTTATAACGATCCCTCTCACAACTCAGAGAGTTCTTCGACTCAAACCGACTCACAATCTACCCTTGGCCGCATAGACTCTAAAGAGAGACTGAAGACAGAAGTAGAAGTTTTAAAGAAACGCAGTCACCGG CCTTTCTTTGCGACGGGGAGgtttctttttcctcttgGAATAGTTC TCGGTACCCTCCTTGGGTTTGCTTTCGTCGAGCCCCAAGACCTACAAGACCTACAGGCCCAAGTTGTGACTCTCGTCAATCAGTATGATATCAATCTTCCCGAGTTCCCTGGTTTTGATATGTCGAGAGTGGAAGCAGAATGGACGCGACTTCGGACAAGCATTCCAGAAGTCTGGAAATTTAATAACGACGGTCGAGAATTCCAAGTAGGAGAAGCCATGAAAGCACGGGGTCTCAGCGCTGAGTATCCGCTGGTCCTCATACCTGGAATTGTTTCCACA GGACTCGAATCATGGTCCACGGCTCCCGCTTATCGTCCTTTCTTTCGGGAAAAACTATGGGGAGGTTTTAACATGCTATCACAAGTCACATTTAATAAAGAGAAATGGATAGCTGCCATGATGCTTGATCCTGTTACCGGCCTCGATCCACCGGATGCTAAAATACGTGCGGCGGAGGGCATTGATGCTGCAAGTTCTTTGATACAAGGATATTGGATTTG GTCCAAAATTGTAGAAAACTTAGCTGTGATTAACTATGACACCAATAACTTGTTTCTCGCTCCGTATGATTGGCGATTATCATATTACAATTTAGAAGAACGAGATGGATATTTTTCAAAGTTAAAAACCACTATTGAAAGCTTAAG acaacgacaacgaaaaAAGGTTGTAGTAGCTGCACACTCCATGGGTTGTTCA GTGTTTCTGGTATGGACATTGATGCTTATTCT CTCTAAGTGGGTAGAGTCACCTTTGCACGGGAATGGCGGTTCCGATTGGGTCGAG AAACATATTGAGAGCCACATAGCCATCGCCCCAACTCACTtg GGTGTG GCTAAAGCGATGGCAGCCTTTCTCTCTGGAGAAATGAAGGATACAGTCCAAATGCATCCAGCTGGTGCCTATG TTCTGGAACGTTTCTTTTCACGGAAAGAGCGGCAAGCACTGTTCCGCAGCTGGGCAGGCAGCGCTAGTATGTGGATGAAA GGAGGAAACGACGTTTGGGGAAACGATACTCATGCACCAGACGACGAGTGTGATGCAACTCACAGTCACGGACAGCTTATAGCATTCCGGGCAAACGCGGTCGAAAGTAATGATAAAAGTATAAATATGACTGCTGTAGATGCATCCACTTGGATTTTGGAGCACACTCCAGCAACCTTCCAG AAAATGCTCGAGTCTAATTACTCGTATGGAATAGAGAAGGATGAAGCCCAGTTAGCAAGAAACAACTTGGATCATACGAAATGGTCCAATCCTTTAGAAATCAG CTTGCCTTATGCGCCGTCTATGAAAATATACTGCGTGTATGGCCATGGAAAAGATACCGAG AGATCATATTGGTATGCTCGAGGCCAATATGAGCAAGATGAGGCATTTCCAGATGCCGCTAATGCTCAATGCGAGGAGGCCAACATCAATGAATGTGAACATAATCACCCACCTCTAGACATGCCTTTGTCAAGAACAAGCTGGATAGATGCTGCATACACGAACGAAACCGCATTTCCTAAG GTTCGAAACGGGGTGAAAATGGGTGAAGGTGACGGTACTGTCAGTTTGATAAGTCTCGGCGCCATGTGTGTTGAGGGATGGAAACGCAAACGCTGGAACCCAGCAGGGATCAAGATCACTACCGTTGAA TTACCGCACCGTCCTGTTCCAACTATTCCCCGAGGAGGCGCAAATACCAGTGATCATGTCGACGTTCTTGGGTCCACGGGGCTTAATGAGATTATTCTGAAGGTAGCAGCGGGTGTTGGGGCTGAAATCCAGGATACCTTTGTATCAAATATCCGAGAATACTCGCAAAAAATACAGTGGGACTAG
- a CDS encoding Flavin-dependent halogenase armH1: MSSAPPSSLPPQVLIVGGGPAGSYAAAALAREGIQPGSAIKFNQFKREGYTDFVALGHNNNAWNVVRSEFDQMLLNHARSTGASVYEQTKVESISFSSTDPSRPVSVSWTHTPPPAPPSPPASPTSSTFSGFFPSDFSVKNFTASGPSHGKTSFTYLIDATGRAGILSTRYFKNRHFNVSLKNIAVWGYWQNTGHYGVGSRRQGAPWFEALTDESGWAWFIPLHNGTTSVGVVMNEKMYKAKLQEPLPPSPFAATATVNPSSESALVMRYLSNLSLTPGVVNLITTSGKLINGSVKSASDFSYSAPSYAGPGYRIVGDAGAFIDPFFSSGVHLAMTSALSAAATICASIRGHCLETTAAEWHTRRVSTSYTRFQVVVLSAYKQIRSQSDDILSDIDEDNYDRAFSFLRPVIQGASDMGARLSETELQRSLDFCVNLFNPTTPEQHERLAHCGDIGKELLDVASPVVDPSVFEDTLCVGRALDNSLDDPANSSDVERATETKMILNKINARRVVHPEYAINNLETEPLSGYVVKLERGKLGLIMAPR, from the exons ATGTCATCCGCACCCCCCTCTTCTCTCCCTCCCCAG GTCCTTATCGTCGGTGGAGGCCCTGCTGGCTCCtatgcagcagcagcattgGCCAGAGAAGGCATCCAA CCCGGTTCAGCCATAAAATTTAATCAGTTCAAGCGAGAAGGCT ACACCGATTTTGTGGCCTTGGGTCATAACAATAATGCCTGGAACGTG GTCCGCTCCGAATTTGATCAAATGCTTTTGAACCATGCCCGGTCCACAGGGGCTTCGGTCTATGAGCAGACAAAGGTCGAATCGATTTCCTTTTCCTCGACGGATCCAAGTAGACCCGTATCAGTCTCGTGGACGCACACACCCCCTCCTGCCCCACCATCGCCTCCTGCGTCCCCTACCAGCTCCACCttctctggcttctttccttCCGATTTTTCTGTGAAAAATTTCACGGCATCTGGACCCAGCCACGGTAAAACTAGCTTCACCTATCTGATTGATGCCACAGGCAGAGCGGGGATTTTGTCCACTcgatatttcaaaaacaGGCATTTTAATGTATCATTAAAAAATATTGCTGTCTGGGGATACTGGCAAAATACTGGACATTATGGTGTGGGATCTCGTCGACAAGGTGctccttggtttgaggcaTTAACAG ATGAATCTGGCTGGGCATGGTTCATTCCTCTCCATAATGGAACTACATCGGTCGGGGTCGTTATGAATGAAAAGATGTATAAAGCAAAACTGCAAGAACCACTACCACCCTCGCCGTTTGCCGCGACAGCCACCGTCAATCCGAGCAGCGAATCTGCACTTGTCATGCGTTATTTGTCCAACCTCTCTTTAACACCTGGTGTTGTAAATTTGATTACAACCTCTGGAAAACTTATAAATGGAAGTGTCAAGAGTGCCAGTGATTTCAGCTACTCTGCCCCGTCATATGCTGGTCCTGGATACAGAATTGTAGGCGATGCTGGAG CTTTCATCGACCCCTTCTTTTCAAGTGGTGTACATCTGGCAATGACTTCTGCTTTGTCCGCAGCCGCCACAATCTGTGCTTCAATCCGCGGTCATTGCCTGGAAACTACCGCGGCGGAATGGCACACCCGAAGAGTTTCTACCAGCTACACAAG GTTTCAAGTCGTAGTTTTAAGTGCATATAAACAAATTCGTTCGCAAAGCGACGATATCCTCTCAGACATCGATGAGGATAACTATGATCGAGCCTTTTCCTTTTTACGACCTG TCATACAAGGGGCTTCTGATATGGGTGCCCGCCTTTCAGAGACGGAGTTACAAAGATCTCTCGACTTTTGTGTCAATCTGTTCAACCCGACTACTCCTGAACAACATGAGCGTCTGGCTCATTGTGGAGATATCGGGAAAGAACTGCTCGATGTAGCTTCCCCTGTGGTTGACCCCTCTGTTTTCGAAGATACTCTCTGTGTTGGACGAGCTCTCGATAATTCCCTTGATGATCCAGCCAACTCTTCTGACGTCGAAAGAGCGACAGAAACGAAAATGATCCTGAACAAGATCAATGCACGTCGTGTCGTCCACCCTGAATATGCAATAAATAACCTCGAGACCGAACCTCTCTCCGGCTACGTCGTAAAACTGGAGAGAGGAAAACTCGGCCTGATCATGGCCCCAAGATGA
- a CDS encoding Transmembrane protein 184-like protein (Transmembrane protein 184 homolog DDB_G0284525) yields MYVDHDVEEQKRVFIRRGMSLEADAVAQRNGKHISKWVFPLGFVRWKPKFCESRSTLAAVILDYMGLYCESSWGLGWGHIYITIIMSISVTIAMYCLIQLYVTVSSELAEHKPLLKLFSVKAVVFLTFWQATFLSLLSMFGVIKNTKYMTADDVNIGIAAVLETFEMMLFAFLHIKAFSYKPYKYPRLDVFDEFATPQKTPPWRSLAHAMDFRETFREIWIGIVYMFYKLRGREPITDLKVKREGHYSGAFGMQRPLPGDGKSVSRQLEHRPKLNTATLPSVQIEVDKAVEVEGERQWLMLEDFDRRGLHPKREKSDSLQEQIDRELERLRCQDTDKHSIQNPIINRVRHQGGQRSWWRNVYYRISQSSPDGDDAEKEPLQQRRQLSPRRLRTFGDAELKDELCNLDDQPPQSVLYPLQSHWPRTVNKEAQFEATGNGRGEQSIDENYKVLHQNHNPETRLLINSPAPSPYRASRSSPDASHLPSSKLQTPINGVPRPLTYDDPYLFNVPIRYPIDPNEGNHPPPSARKQNGPSSRPFGNTLTMPVPLDPQSPLHCKNARYSLSSSSVLTSFNSNPGVSGYAQRKVNFDNPRSSIHRREPAGESQDNVTWHQKHTNPAYSRIRFSRIPSIHSATQTSNAIIFPRTERP; encoded by the exons ATGTATGTGGATCACGATGTCGAAGAGCAAAAGCGCGTCTTTATCAGGCGCGGGATGTCCTTGGAGGCCGATGCCGTTGCTCAACGAAATGGAAAACACATTTCAAAGTGGGTTTTCCCTCTGGGATTCGTTAGATGGAAACCTAAG TTCTGTGAGAGCAGATCAACTCTGGCTGCTGTCATTCTTGACTACATGGGTCTGTACTGTGAAAGTTCCTGGGGTTTGGGATGGGGTCATATATAT ATCACTATCATCATGTCAATATCAGTAACTATTGCCATGTACTGCTTGATTCAACTCTACGTCACTGTCTCCTCTGAACTGGCGGAGCACAAGCCTCTATTGAAACTATTCTCCGTGAAGGCTGTTG TTTTTCTCACTTTCTGGCAGGCTACATTTCTGTCACTTCTCAGTATGTTTGGAGTTATTAAAAAT ACAAAATATATGACTGCAGATGACGTCAACATCGGCATTGCTGCAGTTCTGGAAACATTTGAAATGAT gctttttgctttcttacATATTAAGGCGTTCAGTTACAAACCATACAAATATCCACGTCTCGATGTCTTTGATGAATTTGCAACACCCCAAAAAACTCCCCCATGGCGCTCTCTCGCGCATGCAATGGACTTCCGAGAAACCTTTCGGGAAATTTGGATTGGGATTGTTTACATGTTCTACAAGCTACGTGGAAGAGAACCAATAACCGATTTGAAAGTCAAACGGGAAGGGCACTACTCAGGTGCCTTTGGAATGCAAAGGCCATTGCCTGGTGACGGGAAGTCGGTATCTCGGCAGTTAGAGCATCGTCCCAAATTGAATACAGCGACCTTGCCAAGTGTTCAGATTGAAGTTGATAAGGCGGTTGAAGTAGAGGGAGAAAGGCAGTGGCTGATGCTAGAGGATTTTGATCGACGTGGGCTTCATCCGAAGCGGGAGAAGAGTGACAGTCTTCAGGAACAGATCGACCGTGAGCTGGAGAGGCTCCGATGCCAAGACA CGGATAAACACAGTATCCAGAATCCCATTATTAACCGAGTACGACACCAGGGTGGTCAACGTTCGTGGTGGCGTAATGTCTACTACCGCATCTCTCAATCTAGTCCTGACGGGGACGATGCTGAAAAAGAACCATTACAACAGCGAAGACAATTGTCTCCCCGTCGACTTCGTACTTTCGGTGACGCCGAGCTCAAAGATGAACTCTGTAATCTAGACGATCAGCCTCCTCAAAGCGTGCTTTACCCGCTTCAATCTCACTGGCCAAGAACCGTGAATAAGGAAGCTCAATTTGAAGCTACAGGCAATGGTCGTGGCGAGCAATCAATCGATGAAAATTATAAAGTGTTGCATCAGAATCACAATCCGGAGACTCGCCTATTAATCAACTCCCCTGCACCTTCTCCTTATCGCGCTTCGAGATCGTCGCCTGACGCTTCTcatcttccttcttccaaaTTACAAACTCCCATAAACGGCGTTCCCCGGCCATTGACTTACGACGATCCATATCTGTTTAATGTTCCCATCAGATATCCCATTGATCCAAATGAAGGAAACCACCCCCCACCTTCCGCTAGAAAGCAAAATGGACCGTCATCGCGCCCTTTTGGCAACACTTTAACCATGCCAGTTCCTTTAGACCCTCAAAGTCCATTACATTGCAAAAACGCTCGGTATTCCTTGAGCTCGTCCTCAGTACTAACGTCATTTAACTCAAATCCCGGAGTTTCTGGCTATGCACAGCGGAAGGTAAATTTTGACAATCCTCGTTCGTCTATCCATAGGCGAGAGCCTGCTGGAGAGTCTCAAGACAATGTAACGTGGCATCAGAAGCACACAAATCCCGCTTATTCTCGGATCCGCTTTTCACGTATACCGTCCATTCATTCTGCAACTCAGACTTCAAACGCGATTATATTTCCAAGGACAGAGCGTCCTTGA